Proteins encoded within one genomic window of Candidatus Omnitrophota bacterium:
- a CDS encoding TatD family deoxyribonuclease: protein MIDTHCHLTDKKFASDRDAVISRAREAGVKRMICVLTEFAPEDISLFNDLISRDGIWGAAGCHPHEADEYEKIKGILTGLLENKKIVALGEIGLDYFYEYSPRKIQIDVFERQLQMAKEKKLPVIVHCREARDDCAAVLKNFRDVKTLLHCFSGDSAQLEYWLEQGYFVSFAGQVTFKNAGALRETALKMPLDRLLLETDAPYLAPQPVRGKRNEPAYVKHTYEMAAEIMGIGTAEFSKAVDKNVRAFFGV from the coding sequence ATGATTGACACGCATTGTCATCTCACTGACAAAAAATTCGCGTCCGACAGAGACGCTGTGATATCCCGCGCCCGTGAGGCCGGAGTGAAAAGGATGATATGCGTTCTCACCGAGTTCGCGCCTGAAGATATATCGCTGTTCAATGACTTGATATCAAGAGACGGCATCTGGGGCGCCGCCGGCTGTCATCCGCACGAGGCGGATGAATACGAAAAAATAAAGGGCATTCTGACCGGGCTTCTGGAAAATAAAAAAATCGTCGCTCTCGGCGAGATTGGCCTTGATTATTTCTATGAGTATTCTCCCCGTAAAATCCAGATAGATGTTTTTGAGAGGCAGCTCCAGATGGCGAAAGAAAAAAAACTTCCCGTTATCGTGCATTGCCGCGAGGCCCGGGATGATTGCGCGGCAGTCCTTAAAAATTTCAGGGATGTCAAAACGCTCCTTCATTGTTTTTCGGGCGACAGCGCTCAACTGGAATACTGGCTTGAGCAGGGTTATTTTGTCTCTTTCGCGGGACAGGTCACATTCAAAAATGCCGGAGCTTTGAGGGAAACCGCTTTGAAGATGCCGCTTGACCGGCTGCTTTTAGAGACGGACGCGCCGTATCTGGCGCCCCAGCCGGTGCGGGGAAAGAGGAACGAGCCGGCCTATGTAAAACACACTTATGAAATGGCCGCTGAAATTATGGGCATTGGCACGGCGGAGTTTTCCAAAGCTGTTGATAAAAATGTCCGCGCCTTTTTTGGTGTGTAG
- the lpoB gene encoding penicillin-binding protein activator LpoB, with protein sequence MIKVVLVLCAVFLNSCAGTSYITPDTVTKYDSKFSDTDLKMMSSYMAESLKNSDVIKGAEKKALGILHIKNKTSEHINSDGIADKLMVNLLKTGKVKFADRENLKELIEEQRLSALGMVDESKAKEIGKLYGIDYFLSGFIESIEKRSSRSELTYYRLSLKLTDVETGEIVWADEMELKKKSSTHIMDW encoded by the coding sequence ATGATAAAAGTGGTTTTAGTGTTATGCGCTGTGTTTTTAAATTCATGCGCGGGGACGAGCTATATAACGCCGGACACGGTGACAAAGTATGATTCAAAATTCAGCGATACCGACCTGAAAATGATGTCGTCTTACATGGCGGAATCACTGAAAAATTCGGATGTTATTAAGGGTGCGGAAAAAAAGGCGCTGGGTATTCTGCATATTAAAAACAAAACCAGCGAGCACATAAACAGCGACGGCATCGCGGATAAACTTATGGTCAATCTTCTGAAAACCGGTAAAGTCAAATTTGCCGACAGGGAGAACCTGAAAGAGCTCATAGAGGAACAGCGTTTGAGCGCCCTGGGTATGGTGGACGAGTCTAAGGCGAAGGAAATCGGAAAGCTTTATGGTATAGATTATTTTTTATCGGGTTTCATAGAATCAATTGAGAAGAGGTCATCACGGAGTGAATTGACATATTACCGTCTGAGTTTGAAACTCACGGATGTTGAGACGGGTGAGATTGTGTGGGCGGATGAAATGGAGCTTAAAAAAAAGAGCAGTACTCATATAATGGACTGGTGA
- a CDS encoding tetratricopeptide repeat protein codes for MRTAEEKLKIRGAKVFVCLAGLVFLGSCGGPLQYTKNGDLHYSRGEYERAAAEYRKNIKYYESINYPLYMLNLAVANYRAGLLDESERAFLTALKLSRGENLSALEKNFGFLAPKSEESYRLRNYEEVMAHFYLALIYVRTNKLDKAIVEFKKINLIDPEYPLMRYIMGKSYQLDGKTEEAEIEFRLTNRYRKEFPYSYFDRIEFYERSGMSGEAAGALKKYLAADGGSRLAEKVSERAFDFSGSGELIVLLEPENHVEKIKKKNRGSYFYKIYIDGEYYGKSHIIEDIDLQKTKKRISKMLKSALKDAARSMIIEKVFGGTASDNVERREWEKIPGIVHIFKTHLPTGSYKMKAVLYFKEIEISEAERTVEIKESGVRFVSF; via the coding sequence ATGCGCACAGCAGAAGAGAAATTAAAAATTCGCGGCGCCAAGGTTTTTGTCTGTCTGGCAGGTCTTGTTTTCCTCGGCTCGTGCGGCGGTCCGCTCCAATATACAAAAAACGGCGATTTGCATTATTCGCGGGGAGAATATGAGCGGGCTGCGGCGGAATACAGGAAAAATATCAAATATTATGAGAGCATAAATTATCCGCTTTATATGCTGAATCTCGCCGTGGCCAATTACAGGGCGGGTTTGTTGGATGAGTCTGAAAGAGCATTTTTGACGGCTTTGAAACTTTCGCGCGGCGAGAATTTGAGCGCGCTTGAGAAAAATTTCGGTTTTCTCGCGCCGAAGTCGGAGGAAAGTTATCGTCTCAGGAATTATGAGGAAGTCATGGCGCATTTTTATCTTGCTCTGATATATGTCAGGACGAACAAACTGGATAAGGCAATAGTGGAATTTAAAAAGATAAATCTCATTGATCCTGAATATCCGCTCATGCGTTATATTATGGGGAAAAGTTATCAGCTTGACGGTAAGACGGAGGAAGCGGAAATAGAATTTCGTCTGACTAACAGATACAGAAAAGAATTTCCATACTCATATTTTGACAGGATTGAATTTTACGAGAGAAGCGGCATGAGCGGGGAAGCCGCGGGAGCGCTGAAAAAATATCTTGCGGCGGACGGCGGAAGCAGGCTCGCTGAAAAAGTGTCGGAAAGAGCTTTTGATTTTAGCGGGAGTGGCGAGTTAATAGTGCTTCTGGAACCGGAAAACCATGTTGAAAAGATTAAGAAAAAAAACAGAGGCTCATATTTTTATAAGATTTATATTGACGGGGAATATTACGGCAAGTCGCACATCATAGAGGATATAGATTTGCAGAAGACGAAAAAACGAATAAGTAAAATGTTAAAAAGCGCGCTGAAGGATGCGGCGCGGTCAATGATTATAGAAAAAGTGTTTGGCGGCACGGCTTCGGATAATGTTGAGAGAAGGGAATGGGAAAAGATTCCGGGAATTGTACACATATTTAAAACGCATTTACCGACGGGCAGTTACAAGATGAAAGCGGTTCTTTATTTTAAGGAAATTGAAATCAGCGAAGCGGAAAGAACCGTTGAAATAAAGGAAAGCGGAGTTAGATTTGTGTCGTTTTAA